In the genome of Acidisoma sp. PAMC 29798, the window CGATCTGATCGAGGCCTCGGCGATGGACTTCGGCGCCTTTGATGTCGAATTCACACGAAAAGTGTTGGAGCAGAACGGCCTGGGGGTAACCCTGTCATTCGGACTTGATTCCACTCAAGACGTCTCGTCGGGAGATCCGGCACGCGTGCGGGCGGGCGAACAGCGGCTGATGGATGGCGTGGCGCTCGCCCGCGATATTGGCGCGACCCACGTCTGCGGCATCCTCTACTCGGCGTTCCAAAAATACTCAGTGCCCCCGACACCGGAAGGAATCAAGGGCTCCGTGGACGTCGTCCGCCGGGTTGGCGAAAAGGCCAAGGAGAGCGGCATCACGCTCGGCATGGAAGTGGTCAATCGCTACGAGTCGAACGTCCTCAACACGGCCGCGCAAGCCGTCGAATTCGTCAAGCGGGTATCATTGCCCAACGTAAAAGTGCATCTCGACTGCTACCACATGAACATCGAGGAAGCAGACGTCGCGGCTGCGATACGCGATACGGGGAACAACCTCGGGTATTTCCATACGGGCGACTCTCACCGCGGATATCTAGGCTCGGGATCTATCGACTTTAGCAAGATATTCCGCGCGCTGGTTGCCATCGACTACCAAGGACCAATTACATTCGAGTCGTTCTCGTCGAAAGTCGTCGGACAGCCGTTGGAGGGAATTCTCGGGATCTGGCGCAATCTTTGGGAGGATAGCCGGGACTTGGCGACCCACGCAAAGGCCTATACCGAAGTCCAGTTGAAGTCAGCACGTGAATCAATTGCTAACCCGGGACGCAGCCGATTGAACTAAAAAGCCTTTCGATCATTGCTCTCGCCGCAAACCTCACCCAGGACGACAGACTTCTCCGGAGGCAGGTCAGCGGCGAGGGCAACAACCAATTCATCAATCCAGAGGGGAACGGAGACATCCTGATTATACTTACGCCGGGTCAGGGAAGATCGCTTCTTTCTGCGAAATAGGAGGGCGGTCACGGAATGGGTTGTCACGCTCGAGGCGGAGACGGGCTGGGGGGTTCTGTCAGGTGTCGCGCCGGCATTCTGAAGTTCTACGCGGCACGCACGAGAATCTACGCGTTCTGCATGATGTTGAGCGCAATGGAGGTTGCTTTGGCGAAGCGGGCGCGGCGGAGAGAGGAGGAGACGATCTGGTTGTGACGGCGACGAGGGCGAAGAAGATTGCGGAGTTCCCCATGTTCTCGGCAGAAGCGATCGGCAGCGTCGTGGCTTTTGAAGCCCCGCATACATCGGATCCTGCCTTTGATGCCGCGATGGTCCTGTTCAAGGCGATTATTCAGATAGACACTGGTCCGGTGCTGCACGGTCTTGCCCAGCACAGTGCGGATCGCTCTCGGGTAGGAGCCATGGCCGCTTCGCGCTGGAATACAAAAAGCGGTTCTGTCGCAAATTTCCGGAATTGACACGCGAGGCCGGGGGACGCTCTGGGTTTATCCTGCCAGAGAATAGAATTGCTGCGCCGGACACAGGTTGCCTGTTGTGCGCAACTGGCCTTTCCGAAGCATATGCATGAGCTCGATGCCAGCAAGCGTCATCGCCGCTGACCGGAAGGATTTGAAACCGAGCATTGGTCGCGCCAGGCGTTTGATGGCTCGATGATCTTGTTCGACGATGTTGTTGAGGTATTTGATCTGACGGATCTCAATGGCCGCCCCGAATTCAGCGTTGTGGCTCACAATCGCAGCCGTGTTGGCGCCGCTCTTATCGATCGTGATCTTCTGAGGCGTGCCGCTCCCCTTGATCGCCTTGCGCAAGAACCGCAGGGCGGCTTTGCGATCTCGCTTCGCAGTCAGAAGGAAATCTACCGTGGCTCCGGCCTTATCGACGGCTCGGTACAAGTACTTCCAAGCGCCTTTGACTCGGACATAGGTCTCGTCCATTCGCCAACTGGGACCCACCGGGTGCTTGCGCGGCCGGAACTCCCAATCCAACAGAGGAACATACTTGACCACCCAGCGATTGAGTGTGGCATGGTCCACCTCGACGCCGTGCTCTGCCATCATTTCCTCGAGCTGGCGGTAGCTGATCGGATACGCGACATACCAGCGGACCGCCAATAGGATCACGTCCCGCTCGAAGTGACTGCCCTTGAATTCGATCATCACATGCTCGCCGCTAAAACTCTCGCCGGCAAACATGCGCCAAGCGGATCGGTCGGCCAAATTTGCGACAGAACCTGTTATCCGCCTCCGCAGAGGATAATGCTCTTGAGCCCGTCCACGGCTCCCGCGAGATGACGCACATAGGCGTTCGGGACATCAGACAGTGATATTGTTTCTGCGACAAAAGGCTCAAGTGCGTCGGTCAGCTTCGGTAACATGGCACAGATATCATTGAGATCTGCGTCAGTAAACGCATGCGATCCCAAGAGAGAGAGTTCTCGTTCCACCAACTTGACCGGATCAACAACAGCGGCCGAGCCTGCGATGCCGACAAGGGCGATGCAACCGCAGCCGACAACAGAATCGACGAGTGACAAGAGGACTGCATGGCTGCCCGTTGTCTCCACGGCATAGCGAACGCGCAAAGTGCGGAGAATAGCGAGGCTGATCACCTCCGCACCGGTCGCGGCAGCAACACGTGTGGCGCGTTGCTCATTGCGATCTATGACTTTAACGGGATGGCCCGCCCGGCTCGCCAGCAGGGCGACAAGGCCGCCGATCGGACCGCAACCAGTAATCGCAATCACCGCACCCGCGGTGGGCGTCAGGCGCCGAAGCGCATGCAAAGCAACGGCGAGCGGTTCGGCCATCGCGAGATGGCGATCGGGTACACCGTCGGGCGCTGCCACGACGTTCCGTGCTGGAAGGGTGACTGACTCCGCAAAGCCTCCGTCAATCACTTCACCGAGGAACCCGAGCCGATCGCAGACCTGACCGAAGCCGTCACGGCACGGCGGGCAGTCGCCACAGATACACCGACTATCCACGATCACCCGCTGCCCCACCGAAACATGCGACGGCCCAAAACCGATTGCGCTGACCGTGCCGGTAAATTCATGCCCCGCCACCCAAGGCGCGCGGCTGATCCACGCGCCGGTCTTGAAGTTATGCAGATCGGACCCGCAGATGCCTGCGGCAGTAACCGCGAGTGTCACTTCGCCTGGTTTCGGCGGTTGAGGCGCGTCGATATCTTCGACCCGGAGATCCTGGACCGCGTGTAGCCGGACAGCGCGCATCAACTAGCCCCTCGGATCGGTTTGGTGCGGTTCGCTCACAGTATTGACGTGGAGGGAGAACCCTTCGTCGGTCCTAGTATCCTGGCTGCTGAACGTCATGAGGACGCCGCGGCTTCCTGGTCCCACCTCCCGAAAAGGATTGAGAGTAAAGAAGCAGATGACGATCGCCGCGGCCACGCCGCCGTAGAGGTAGCGGCGATCTATGCCGCAGAATGATCCGGGTCTCATCCCAGAGTCGAAGGGACGATCCCCAAGCAACGGCGTATTAGGAACGCTGGCCATTAGCTTTCGCTCCTTAGGACCCATTCAGCAGTTCTACCATCTTCCTGGAGGTTGTCGCCTCGATCAGGCGGCTCGTCGTCGATTCCACAGTATCTTGGCAGCCAGCCCGAACAGCTCCCACTGCAGGGGCCGGACTGCCGAGACCAGCCACGGGCGACGAAGGCGGCGGGGCAACTCAAAAGAGCACGCCGTGGCAACCCCTTCCCAACAGGGGTTCATAACGCTGATTGTTTGACGCGGAGTCAAAGAATTCATGGATCGACGATGCAATGAGGTTTGGCACCAGACTCGATACAGTTTAAGTTTCTTGAGATCTGGAGGACATCGAACTTGGTCATCGTCAGAGAGGCGATAGGACGGCTTGAACTTCAGGCGCCTTATCATCCCCTGCTACCCATCCGTTCAAAGCAAATCGGTCGGAAATGGATGGGCCCTCAGATCAGCTGGGTCTTTCCTCTCGAGGAGGAGCCGGCGCTTCGCGCGCTCTGCCTCGACATATGGGCCGTCGATGGGTCGCCGGACAGCCTGCAAGACCTGGTGACGCTCCACATCGTCGTCGATGAACAGACCCCCCATTCGGCGGGTGTTCGAGGCCTACGAGGCGCCCGTATACCTTGTCGGGCGAGAGACGCCGCTTCGCTACAAAACCGGAGGGCAGCGCGGCCTGGCCGGGGATTCAGTTCTTGACCGGGAAACCCCGATGCTTCGTGACGCCCAGTATCTGGGCGACGAGCATCCCAAACGGCGCAGAATTCATCATGCGGGACGTGCCAAGACATGCAGTCGCCCGCTTCCAGGCTGCCGTCAGTGCGGCTGGTCGGGTGGGCGTCGAAACACTTGAATGACCGAGCTCGGAATTCGTCCAATCTCACTCAGTCTCGTCGGCGGATTTTAGCGGCGGTCAGACCGCCTTCTTGAGCGTCGGGGACGCTTTGAACCTGACGGTTTTCCCTGCCTTGACCTTGACTGCCTCTCCGTTACGCGGGTTTAGCCCCTTGCGAGCCTTGGTCTTGACGACGCGGAAGGTGCCGAAGCTCGGGAGGGTGAAGCCGCCAGAACGCTTCATCTCCTTGACGATGGCGGCTATCAGATCGGCCGCAGCGCGATTGGCTGCGACGCCAGTTAGCTCTGCCGATTCCTGAAGCACAGAGGCAATAAAAGCCTTCGACACGTCGGATTCCTTTAAGATTTTGTAAACAGACTCTGCCGCACGGTATTCACGTCACAAGCCGCCAGCCGCAGTCCGAGAGAAGACGGTCGGATGACTACGCCGCCTTAGGCAGCTTGCGAACGGCATTCTTGCCAACCAACGGCTTCTTCGTCGTTGAGGGGGTAATTGCCTTTGCGGCCTTGGCCCTTTCGCGCGCTGCCTTAAGGACGTCACGGATGGAGGCAAGTGCGGCCGTGACAACCGCCGCGCGCCTATGGAGAGGGATTGTCTCTGCCGCTTCGTGGAACGCTCGGGTGAGAGTCTTTGTGCCGCGCAAGGCGCGAGTCGCTTGGAGAGCCATGAACGAGCTTTCAATAAATCTATCTCGCATATCGATCATCTTTACCAGACTTGCAAGATCGAATTATTTTGGAGACTTCAATGGCCAATACTTTTTAACGACCTTTTCACTCAACGACATTGAGCGACTACAATGTCTGACTTAGAGCCCGAGCTTCCCGGCCGGACTTGCCGTGTTCAGCTTGGTCCGCCTTACATAGCCGCGCATTGTTGCCAAGCTGCGGTGGCGGGTGTGGCCCATGATCTCTTCATCGGGGACGCCGTTCTTATAAGCGGTCGTCACAAAACCCGCCCGCATTCCGTGTGGCGTGATGGGCTCCCAAATCGTTCCGCTAATCTGAGCTTGGCCCGCGCGCTTTTTTAGAATCTGCCGAATGGCGTCCGGGTCCAGGCGCCCTGAGTGGACAGAGCCCCAGCGGTCTACTTTTCTGAAGATGGGGCCGGAGGAGATTTCCGCCTGTTCGAGCCAAGTCTTCAAAGCGATGACCGGGCAGGTTTGGGAAAATCGCCCATGTGGCAGACCTACCTCGGCGCCGGCACCCTCCTTATCCGTTTTGGAGCGGATGATCAGGAGGCGCATGCCCTCCGGTGTCCATGTCACATGCTCGACATCGAGCCCAACAAGTTCGGACCGGC includes:
- a CDS encoding IS6 family transposase, translated to MIEFKGSHFERDVILLAVRWYVAYPISYRQLEEMMAEHGVEVDHATLNRWVVKYVPLLDWEFRPRKHPVGPSWRMDETYVRVKGAWKYLYRAVDKAGATVDFLLTAKRDRKAALRFLRKAIKGSGTPQKITIDKSGANTAAIVSHNAEFGAAIEIRQIKYLNNIVEQDHRAIKRLARPMLGFKSFRSAAMTLAGIELMHMLRKGQLRTTGNLCPAQQFYSLAG
- a CDS encoding HU family DNA-binding protein encodes the protein MSKAFIASVLQESAELTGVAANRAAADLIAAIVKEMKRSGGFTLPSFGTFRVVKTKARKGLNPRNGEAVKVKAGKTVRFKASPTLKKAV
- a CDS encoding site-specific integrase, producing MARLHGEPPRRSAALTTGDIKKLVAACSDDMAGLRDQALVLVCFAGALRRSELVGLDVEHVTWTPEGMRLLIIRSKTDKEGAGAEVGLPHGRFSQTCPVIALKTWLEQAEISSGPIFRKVDRWGSVHSGRLDPDAIRQILKKRAGQAQISGTIWEPITPHGMRAGFVTTAYKNGVPDEEIMGHTRHRSLATMRGYVRRTKLNTASPAGKLGL
- a CDS encoding zinc-dependent alcohol dehydrogenase; amino-acid sequence: MRAVRLHAVQDLRVEDIDAPQPPKPGEVTLAVTAAGICGSDLHNFKTGAWISRAPWVAGHEFTGTVSAIGFGPSHVSVGQRVIVDSRCICGDCPPCRDGFGQVCDRLGFLGEVIDGGFAESVTLPARNVVAAPDGVPDRHLAMAEPLAVALHALRRLTPTAGAVIAITGCGPIGGLVALLASRAGHPVKVIDRNEQRATRVAAATGAEVISLAILRTLRVRYAVETTGSHAVLLSLVDSVVGCGCIALVGIAGSAAVVDPVKLVERELSLLGSHAFTDADLNDICAMLPKLTDALEPFVAETISLSDVPNAYVRHLAGAVDGLKSIILCGGG
- a CDS encoding sugar phosphate isomerase/epimerase family protein, which gives rise to MNKLGVHAFVWTEGWTNNDAAKAIGLTAEAGYDLIEASAMDFGAFDVEFTRKVLEQNGLGVTLSFGLDSTQDVSSGDPARVRAGEQRLMDGVALARDIGATHVCGILYSAFQKYSVPPTPEGIKGSVDVVRRVGEKAKESGITLGMEVVNRYESNVLNTAAQAVEFVKRVSLPNVKVHLDCYHMNIEEADVAAAIRDTGNNLGYFHTGDSHRGYLGSGSIDFSKIFRALVAIDYQGPITFESFSSKVVGQPLEGILGIWRNLWEDSRDLATHAKAYTEVQLKSARESIANPGRSRLN